Proteins found in one Pongo pygmaeus isolate AG05252 chromosome 8, NHGRI_mPonPyg2-v2.0_pri, whole genome shotgun sequence genomic segment:
- the KLLN gene encoding LOW QUALITY PROTEIN: killin (The sequence of the model RefSeq protein was modified relative to this genomic sequence to represent the inferred CDS: inserted 2 bases in 1 codon) has protein sequence MDRPGPGSXRPGRTVHVWGYRVEWKVRNGRKLQPSEWAGRGDLGGFKRRWKDTRATVGTTSRRRSRVSLVGELSKFSLPSDSSGGKSSSFARGALAWCRQRNPNPSRAVAETGARTSLPKERCRGWRLGSWLHKHPHPNTCPRLPACWLPPILTERGERVPKLVPLLACYPKSKPKDRDLRLTPCSTSTYSAPSQKWEKELGARGLGPLPR, from the exons ATGGATCGCCCGGGGCCAGGCTC GCGCCCCGGCCGGACCGTGCACGTTTGGGGTTACCGGGTTGAGTGGAAAGTACGGAACGGTAGGAAGCTGCAGCCCAGCGAGTGGGCGGGGCGAGGAGACCTAGGAGGGTTCAAAAGGAGGTGGAAGGATACACGGGCCACAGTCGGAACTACTTCCCGAAGGAGGTCACGTGTGTCCCTAGTTGGGGAACTTTCCAAATTCTCACTCCCCAGTGATAGCTCCGGAGGCAAGTCTTCTTCCTTTGCTCGGGGTGCTCTTGCCTGGTGCAGGCAGCGGAACCCCAACCCTTCCCGCGCCGTGGCGGAAACAGGGGCTCGGACCAGCCTCCCGAAGGAGCGCTGTCGGGGCTGGCGCTTGGGGAGCTGGTTACACAAGCACCCACATCCGAACACGTGCCCCCGCCTCCCCGCCTGCTGGCTGCCGCCGATTCTTACAGAACGCGGGGAGAGAGTCCCCAAGCTGGTACCACTCCTCGCCTGCTACCCTAAGAGCAAGCCAAAGGACCGAGACCTGAGACTCACTCCTTGCTCTACATCGACCTATTCTGCGCCTTCccaaaagtgggaaaaggagcTGGGCGCTAGGGGTCTCGGGCCTCTCCCTCGCTGA